A window of the Bacillus andreraoultii genome harbors these coding sequences:
- the panC gene encoding pantoate--beta-alanine ligase, whose translation MKIIRSIDEMTRLTADLKRNNETIGYVPTMGYLHEGHLSLMKKAREENSVVVISVFVNPLQFGPNEDYDSYPRDIERDELLAKTVGVDYLFYPSALDMYPDEMTVEIKVKKRVNVLCGRKRPGHFDGVATVLIKLFSIIQPTNVYFGLKDAQQVAVVSGLIKDFNFPICLCAIETVREEDGLAKSSRNVYLTEEERKEAPYLYQSLLKAKNEIVAGERNPEIITTKMKELLQEFISGSIDYVEIYSYPELEELQVIEGKVIIALAVRFSKVRLIDNIIFEL comes from the coding sequence GTGAAAATTATTCGATCAATTGATGAAATGACAAGACTGACTGCCGATTTAAAAAGGAACAATGAAACAATTGGGTATGTACCGACGATGGGATATTTGCACGAAGGACATTTAAGCTTAATGAAAAAAGCAAGAGAGGAAAATTCAGTTGTAGTTATTAGTGTGTTCGTTAATCCATTACAGTTTGGTCCCAATGAAGACTATGACTCCTATCCTCGTGATATTGAAAGAGATGAATTATTAGCAAAAACAGTCGGTGTCGATTATTTGTTTTATCCATCTGCACTAGACATGTATCCAGATGAGATGACAGTTGAGATTAAAGTTAAAAAAAGAGTGAATGTTCTCTGTGGAAGAAAACGCCCTGGTCACTTTGATGGAGTAGCAACAGTGTTAATTAAACTCTTTTCGATTATTCAACCAACGAATGTCTACTTCGGGTTAAAAGATGCACAACAGGTAGCTGTTGTAAGTGGTTTAATTAAAGACTTTAACTTCCCTATCTGCCTATGTGCAATTGAAACAGTTAGGGAAGAGGATGGACTGGCAAAAAGTTCAAGGAATGTATATTTAACAGAAGAGGAACGCAAGGAAGCACCGTATTTATATCAGTCTCTTTTGAAGGCGAAAAATGAAATAGTTGCTGGGGAACGTAATCCAGAAATAATCACGACTAAAATGAAAGAGTTATTACAAGAATTCATTAGTGGCTCAATCGATTACGTAGAAATATATTCATATCCAGAATTAGAGGAGCTTCAAGTTATCGAAGGCAAAGTAATAATTGCTTTAGCAGTTCGTTTTTCTAAAGTCCGATTAATTGACAATATTATTTTTGAACTGTAA
- the dinG gene encoding ATP-dependent DNA helicase DinG — translation MNKFVVVDIETTGHSPKNGDRMIQFAAVVLENKKIIDTFTTYINPEIPIPPFITELTGIDNNVVMNAPMFSEVAEKIITLLDGACFVAHNVQFDLKFLQETLEVHHYPELHIPIIDTVEMTRILMPTLESYKLSDIADFAGFDHNRPHQADSDAIVTAEWFITLYDKIASLPSITLHQLQKLSKKLKSDLFYLIDKISSERKSVKHDTEKEVEIINGIAIKKVSSIDEKQVNDDIKSDSSCLNHLLKENNLNSANKESMSTFIYHSLKDGEISLVEATGCNRYDAYLLSAYYFSLENNQPILITVSSNKQLQLMAEEVIPNLRKRTYDSFNVQILKGRNRYINLWKFEQSLREESEHFDEVLTKMQILVWLIETETGDGDELNLTTFGRQFWQRIATGETKNSVTDFDFYNQALVQAQSAKIVLTNHHYFISDLVGQVKDFDHFEYVIIDDAHVFEKNALQIVGNKFSYRQIKYILNQLGNADQFKILSKMNRILMKYRLKTKIAFNHLDSQIRVFSELFDEFSRLSISSVMNRNQQNKHAVVDENLKNYRQIMYSWERVYSAYIELFTNFENWLDVLNQNYHELLDKEKMVVGHYSLLVNELNCIKEFNDEFQQLHMNKIIWIEMDERNPLTSLVYRSQPIYLDEFFAQTLYLHKKSIILISNAFTVEQSFQYMVERLGLLHFPIVTRQFPIQNSFNENIRLFSLNDLPNINEIDENEFIEQMSNRILAIATAVERQILIIFNSNTMLRKVYDLIKDSGALEEYLLLAHGISNGSVNRLTKQFMSFSKSILFTTTSYLESMNNITSLQTVIMVRLPFTSPFEPVHFNRAKLLKNKGENPFYSLSLPEAVIRFKDTIEKLLTPNMQKNLILFDKRIYTTDYGRSFLQSIHDISLEIVDINQLCEEIVGDSNKSKY, via the coding sequence TTGAATAAATTCGTTGTTGTAGATATTGAAACAACTGGACATTCACCGAAGAATGGTGATCGAATGATCCAATTTGCTGCAGTTGTGTTAGAAAACAAAAAAATAATTGACACTTTTACTACATATATAAATCCCGAAATTCCTATTCCACCATTTATTACAGAATTGACGGGAATAGATAATAATGTAGTGATGAATGCTCCAATGTTTTCAGAAGTTGCAGAAAAAATTATCACTTTATTGGATGGTGCTTGTTTCGTCGCTCATAACGTCCAATTTGATTTAAAGTTCTTACAAGAAACGTTAGAAGTTCATCATTATCCAGAATTACATATTCCAATCATTGATACGGTAGAAATGACTCGCATCCTCATGCCAACATTAGAGAGTTATAAATTAAGTGACATCGCTGATTTCGCTGGATTCGATCACAACCGACCTCATCAGGCGGATAGTGACGCGATTGTAACAGCAGAATGGTTCATAACGTTATATGATAAGATAGCTAGTTTACCAAGTATAACGTTACATCAACTTCAAAAGTTATCAAAGAAACTTAAATCCGATTTGTTTTATTTAATTGACAAAATAAGTAGTGAGAGAAAATCAGTCAAACATGATACCGAAAAAGAAGTTGAAATCATAAACGGTATCGCAATAAAAAAAGTTTCAAGTATAGATGAAAAACAAGTTAACGATGATATTAAAAGTGACTCTTCCTGTTTGAACCATTTATTAAAAGAAAATAACCTAAATAGCGCGAACAAAGAATCAATGAGTACATTTATTTATCACTCATTGAAGGATGGTGAAATATCGTTAGTTGAAGCAACTGGATGCAATCGGTATGATGCTTATCTTTTATCAGCATATTATTTTTCATTAGAAAACAACCAACCAATTTTGATAACGGTAAGTTCTAATAAACAATTGCAATTGATGGCTGAAGAGGTTATACCGAATCTCCGGAAACGAACGTATGATTCATTCAATGTTCAAATCTTAAAGGGGCGTAATCGTTATATAAATTTATGGAAATTCGAACAATCATTACGTGAAGAATCTGAACACTTTGATGAAGTATTGACAAAAATGCAAATACTTGTATGGTTAATCGAAACAGAAACAGGTGATGGAGACGAATTAAATCTGACTACTTTTGGCCGCCAATTTTGGCAAAGAATTGCAACGGGAGAAACGAAAAATTCAGTGACAGATTTTGATTTTTATAACCAAGCACTTGTGCAAGCTCAATCAGCAAAAATTGTATTAACAAATCATCACTACTTTATAAGTGACTTAGTAGGACAGGTAAAGGATTTTGACCATTTTGAATATGTCATTATAGATGATGCACACGTATTTGAAAAAAATGCGTTACAAATTGTTGGAAATAAATTTAGTTATCGACAAATTAAATACATATTAAATCAGTTAGGGAATGCTGACCAGTTTAAAATACTTAGTAAAATGAATCGTATTTTAATGAAATATCGTTTGAAGACGAAGATCGCTTTCAATCATTTAGATAGTCAAATACGCGTCTTCTCAGAATTATTCGATGAATTTTCTCGACTTTCAATTAGTAGTGTTATGAATAGAAATCAACAGAACAAACATGCTGTTGTAGATGAAAATCTGAAAAATTACCGGCAAATTATGTATAGTTGGGAAAGAGTTTATAGTGCTTATATTGAACTATTTACAAATTTCGAGAATTGGTTAGATGTGTTAAATCAGAATTATCATGAACTATTAGATAAGGAAAAGATGGTTGTTGGACATTATTCTTTATTGGTTAACGAATTAAACTGTATCAAAGAATTTAATGATGAGTTTCAACAATTACATATGAATAAAATTATTTGGATTGAAATGGATGAACGAAATCCACTTACATCTCTTGTTTATCGTAGCCAACCAATATATTTAGATGAGTTTTTTGCACAAACATTGTATTTACATAAAAAATCGATTATTCTCATATCAAATGCTTTCACCGTTGAACAGTCATTTCAATATATGGTTGAACGACTAGGATTACTACATTTTCCTATCGTTACTCGACAATTTCCGATTCAAAATTCATTTAATGAAAATATACGATTATTTTCATTAAATGATTTACCAAATATAAATGAAATTGATGAAAATGAATTTATTGAACAAATGAGTAATCGTATTCTTGCAATCGCCACAGCAGTAGAAAGACAAATACTCATTATTTTTAACTCGAATACGATGTTAAGGAAAGTATATGACCTTATTAAAGATAGTGGTGCTCTTGAGGAATATTTACTGTTGGCACATGGAATATCGAATGGAAGTGTGAACAGATTAACGAAGCAATTCATGAGTTTTAGTAAGTCCATTTTATTTACAACAACTTCCTATTTAGAATCCATGAATAATATTACTTCCTTGCAAACCGTAATTATGGTACGACTTCCTTTTACATCTCCATTTGAACCGGTTCATTTTAATCGGGCCAAATTGTTGAAAAATAAAGGTGAGAATCCGTTTTATTCACTGTCATTACCAGAAGCAGTGATTCGTTTTAAGGACACGATTGAGAAATTACTCACACCAAACATGCAGAAGAATTTAATATTGTTTGACAAAAGAATTTATACGACAGATTATGGTCGAAGTTTTTTACAGTCAATTCATGACATATCATTAGAAATTGTAGATATTAATCAACTATGCGAAGAAATTGTTGGAGATTCCAATAAGAGTAAGTATTAA
- a CDS encoding IS3 family transposase, whose protein sequence is MSKITFSTKEIKTLQQNPNIHRVSDRSITYTDDFKNRFIDEYLAGKLPRQIFAENGFDVDVIGIKRIEQSACRWKKAYEKNGLIGLTDTRKNASGRPLKRELSPSEVIERQKARIELLEGQVELLKKLETTERRLLNSSENLNPNNAYQLIQETIEQNGFKGMTRYLCGLLEVSRSGYYSYLKASSLREAKEKLDLEAKEIILKAFNRRGYKKGSRSIKMILENDFNITFSRKKIQRIMRKYGIICPHRKPNPYKRIAKATKEHQVVPNKLNREFKQGVPGKVLLTDITYLPYNGNSMAYLSTIKDASTNELLAYHVSDRITLDIATKTIHKLMKNKKITLHKDAFIHSDQGSHYTSPRYQKLLKKYGLGQSMSRRGNCWDNAPQESFFGHLKDEVDYQSCKSLKELKAKINHYMVYYNNYRYQWNLKKMTPIQYRNHLLVA, encoded by the coding sequence ATGAGTAAAATAACTTTTTCAACCAAAGAGATAAAAACACTTCAACAGAATCCAAATATACATCGTGTCAGCGATCGGTCTATTACCTATACTGACGATTTTAAAAATAGATTTATTGATGAGTACCTAGCTGGCAAACTCCCTCGTCAGATCTTTGCGGAGAACGGTTTCGATGTGGACGTTATAGGAATAAAACGAATCGAACAGTCAGCCTGCAGGTGGAAAAAGGCCTATGAGAAGAATGGCTTGATTGGGCTTACGGATACGAGGAAAAACGCTTCCGGCAGACCCTTGAAACGTGAGCTTTCACCGTCCGAAGTGATTGAAAGACAAAAGGCAAGAATCGAACTGTTGGAAGGACAGGTTGAGCTGTTAAAAAAGCTAGAAACGACAGAAAGGAGGCTGCTAAACTCAAGCGAAAATCTAAATCCGAATAATGCATATCAATTGATTCAGGAGACCATTGAACAAAATGGATTTAAGGGGATGACCAGGTATCTATGTGGCCTCTTAGAGGTATCCCGGTCTGGATATTATAGCTACCTAAAGGCTTCCTCTCTCCGGGAAGCAAAGGAGAAATTGGATCTTGAAGCGAAGGAAATCATTTTAAAGGCCTTTAATCGGCGCGGATATAAGAAAGGTTCACGCTCCATTAAAATGATACTGGAGAATGATTTTAACATTACGTTTAGCCGTAAAAAGATACAGAGAATCATGAGGAAATATGGAATCATCTGTCCTCACAGAAAGCCAAATCCTTATAAAAGGATCGCTAAAGCAACCAAGGAGCATCAGGTTGTTCCAAACAAGTTAAATAGGGAATTTAAGCAAGGAGTTCCAGGAAAAGTGTTATTAACGGACATTACTTATTTGCCATATAACGGAAATTCCATGGCTTATTTGTCAACCATAAAAGATGCGTCCACTAACGAACTCCTAGCTTACCATGTTTCTGATCGTATCACTCTAGACATCGCAACAAAGACGATTCACAAACTAATGAAAAACAAGAAGATTACACTACATAAAGATGCCTTCATCCACTCTGATCAAGGGAGCCATTATACGAGCCCCAGATATCAAAAGTTATTAAAAAAATATGGTCTAGGACAATCTATGTCCCGAAGAGGGAACTGTTGGGATAATGCCCCTCAAGAGTCTTTCTTTGGTCATTTAAAAGATGAAGTAGACTATCAATCTTGTAAATCCTTAAAAGAACTAAAAGCAAAAATAAATCACTATATGGTTTACTATAACAATTATCGATATCAATGGAATTTAAAAAAGATGACCCCTATTCAATATAGGAATCATCTTCTAGTTGCTTAA
- the panB gene encoding 3-methyl-2-oxobutanoate hydroxymethyltransferase: MKKTSDFAKMKASSEKITMMTAYDYPSAKLVEKAGVDCILVGDSLGMVVLGYESTVEVTLDDMVHHAKAVNRGAPNTFTVVDMPFASYHLSKDETLKNAVRLIQEGKANAVKVEGADDVLDVILHLTKAGVPVVAHLGLTPQSVGVLGGYKVQGKTIEAAKKLIKDAKRCEENGAFMLVVECIPYQLTEEISRQLSIPVIGIGAGNQADGQVLVYHDAIGYGVDRLPKFVKSYGNIQSDIINGIMEYCHDVKMSTFPNQENSYSANDELLESLYGGMKA, translated from the coding sequence ATGAAAAAGACGTCTGATTTTGCAAAGATGAAAGCGAGTTCCGAGAAAATTACGATGATGACAGCGTACGACTATCCATCAGCAAAACTAGTAGAAAAGGCCGGAGTAGACTGTATATTAGTTGGTGACTCATTGGGTATGGTTGTACTCGGCTACGAATCGACCGTTGAAGTGACGTTAGATGATATGGTTCATCATGCAAAAGCGGTAAATAGGGGGGCACCTAATACGTTTACAGTTGTCGATATGCCATTTGCAAGTTATCATCTATCAAAAGATGAAACATTGAAAAATGCAGTACGGTTAATACAGGAAGGGAAGGCAAATGCGGTGAAAGTAGAAGGAGCCGATGATGTATTAGATGTCATACTCCATTTAACGAAAGCCGGCGTACCAGTTGTCGCTCATCTAGGTTTAACTCCACAATCTGTTGGTGTTTTAGGCGGCTATAAAGTACAGGGGAAAACGATAGAAGCTGCGAAAAAATTAATTAAAGATGCAAAGCGTTGTGAAGAAAATGGAGCATTTATGCTTGTAGTTGAGTGTATTCCTTATCAACTGACAGAAGAAATAAGTAGACAATTATCAATTCCAGTCATTGGTATTGGTGCAGGGAATCAAGCAGACGGTCAAGTGTTAGTCTATCATGATGCAATCGGGTACGGTGTGGACCGGTTACCAAAGTTTGTCAAGTCTTACGGAAATATTCAATCAGACATCATAAACGGTATCATGGAGTATTGTCATGATGTAAAAATGAGCACATTCCCTAATCAAGAAAATAGTTATTCTGCAAATGATGAATTGCTTGAAAGTTTATATGGGGGAATGAAAGCGTGA
- a CDS encoding pyridoxal phosphate-dependent aminotransferase, whose protein sequence is MELADRIKSLTPSATLAITALANELKAKGVDVIGLGAGEPDFNTPEYIIEAAYQAMIGGKTKYTPSGGLGELKQAIIDKFKVDQQLEYNPAEIIVGNGAKHVLYLLFQAILNDGDEVIIPTPYWVSYPEQVKLAGGIPIFAETDENSHFKLSPQKLREHITSRTKALIINSPSNPTGITYTAEELMELGKICLEHHVLIVSDEIYEKLIYGNNQHVSIAQLSNELKNQSVIINGVSKSHAMTGWRIGYAAGNKELIKQMTSLASHSTSNPATPSQYAAIAAYRGSQEPVEKMRKQFEHRLNMFYEKLVEIPGFSCVKPEGAFYLFPNVKETAKLTGYSTVDDFAKALLSEAHVAVVPGSGFGSPDNIRLSYATSENLLLEAVTRIKNFVENKMVK, encoded by the coding sequence ATGGAATTAGCTGATCGTATTAAGTCATTAACCCCTTCAGCTACACTGGCAATTACAGCATTAGCGAATGAATTAAAAGCAAAAGGGGTTGATGTTATCGGACTAGGTGCCGGAGAACCCGACTTTAATACACCAGAATATATTATTGAAGCTGCCTATCAAGCGATGATTGGTGGAAAAACCAAATATACCCCCTCTGGAGGTTTAGGTGAATTAAAACAAGCTATTATTGATAAATTTAAAGTAGATCAACAATTAGAATATAATCCGGCGGAAATTATTGTTGGTAACGGGGCGAAACATGTACTCTATCTATTGTTTCAAGCAATCTTAAACGATGGCGATGAAGTAATTATCCCTACCCCGTACTGGGTAAGTTATCCAGAACAAGTAAAACTTGCTGGTGGTATACCAATTTTTGCTGAAACAGATGAGAATAGTCATTTTAAACTATCTCCACAAAAACTACGTGAACACATCACAAGTAGAACAAAGGCGTTAATTATTAATTCTCCAAGTAATCCAACAGGAATTACTTATACTGCTGAAGAGCTGATGGAACTTGGGAAAATATGTCTAGAACATCACGTGTTGATTGTATCGGATGAAATTTATGAAAAACTAATATATGGAAATAATCAACATGTTTCTATAGCTCAACTATCGAATGAACTGAAAAATCAATCGGTCATTATAAACGGAGTATCTAAATCTCATGCAATGACAGGTTGGAGAATCGGTTATGCAGCAGGGAATAAAGAGCTCATTAAACAAATGACATCACTAGCTAGTCATAGTACTTCGAATCCAGCTACTCCTTCACAATACGCTGCGATTGCTGCCTATCGCGGTAGTCAAGAACCAGTTGAAAAAATGAGGAAGCAATTTGAACATAGATTAAATATGTTTTATGAAAAATTAGTAGAGATTCCTGGATTTTCATGTGTGAAACCAGAGGGGGCTTTTTATTTATTCCCAAATGTGAAAGAAACTGCAAAATTAACTGGATATAGTACAGTAGATGATTTTGCTAAAGCATTACTAAGTGAAGCACATGTAGCGGTCGTTCCTGGATCTGGATTTGGTTCTCCTGATAATATTCGTTTATCCTATGCGACAAGCGAGAATCTACTCTTAGAAGCAGTCACTCGTATTAAAAATTTTGTTGAGAATAAAATGGTTAAGTGA
- a CDS encoding DnaD domain-containing protein: protein MNKNMFLSWIEEGVIAIPSFLFSYYKKIGLSDIECMVILQIYHFIEKGKDFPTIDELAEYMTLTTEECSQTILSLIQRGYLEILNGKTEEGIYYEKYSLKPLWLRLIDEHALLEQESREFQMQLEEGSLFTLFEQEFARPLSPIECETLSMWIDNDHHSPSVIKAALKEAVLSGKLNFRYIDRILFEWKRSGIKTVQQAEEQSRNFRLKQQKKQTPEKKKDTESVPFYNWLEN from the coding sequence ATGAATAAAAATATGTTTCTTTCCTGGATAGAAGAAGGAGTAATTGCGATACCTTCTTTTTTATTTAGTTACTATAAAAAGATTGGTTTATCTGATATCGAATGCATGGTCATCTTGCAGATTTATCATTTTATTGAAAAAGGGAAAGATTTTCCAACAATTGATGAACTAGCAGAATATATGACTTTAACAACAGAGGAATGTTCACAAACAATATTATCTTTAATTCAAAGGGGATATTTAGAAATTTTAAATGGGAAAACGGAAGAGGGAATTTATTATGAGAAGTATTCTTTAAAACCCCTTTGGCTTCGCTTAATTGATGAACATGCGTTGTTAGAGCAAGAGAGTCGTGAATTTCAAATGCAATTAGAAGAAGGATCACTTTTTACTTTATTTGAACAAGAATTTGCACGTCCCCTATCACCAATCGAATGTGAAACGTTATCGATGTGGATTGATAACGACCACCATAGTCCATCTGTCATTAAGGCTGCCTTAAAAGAAGCTGTTTTATCTGGTAAACTGAATTTCCGCTATATTGACCGGATTTTATTCGAGTGGAAGAGGTCAGGGATTAAAACAGTACAACAGGCAGAAGAACAAAGTAGGAATTTCCGTTTAAAACAGCAAAAAAAGCAGACTCCGGAAAAAAAGAAAGATACAGAATCGGTTCCATTCTATAATTGGTTAGAAAATTAA
- the nth gene encoding endonuclease III, with translation MLTMKEIRYCLDEMGKMFPNAHCELNHSNPFELLIAVVLSAQCTDALVNKVTKSLFEKYKKPEDYLQVPLEELQSDIRSIGLYRNKAKNIQKLCQILLEKYDGEVPQDRDTLMELPGVGRKTANVVASVAFGIPAIAVDTHVERVSKRLAFCRWKDSVLEVEKTLMKKVPMDEWSITHHRMIFFGRYHCKAQSPDCLQCPLLSICREGRKRTKGIEIKK, from the coding sequence ATGTTAACAATGAAAGAGATACGCTATTGTTTAGATGAAATGGGGAAAATGTTTCCTAATGCTCATTGTGAATTAAACCATTCGAATCCATTTGAGTTATTAATCGCTGTTGTTCTATCTGCACAATGTACCGATGCGCTTGTTAATAAAGTGACAAAATCCCTTTTTGAGAAATATAAAAAGCCAGAGGATTACTTACAAGTACCGCTCGAAGAATTACAATCCGATATTCGATCAATTGGGCTATATCGAAATAAGGCCAAAAATATTCAAAAGTTATGTCAAATTTTGCTCGAAAAATATGATGGAGAAGTACCGCAGGACCGAGATACGTTAATGGAACTACCCGGTGTGGGGAGAAAAACGGCCAATGTGGTTGCCTCTGTTGCTTTTGGTATACCTGCAATTGCGGTTGATACGCATGTCGAGCGTGTTTCGAAGCGTTTAGCATTTTGCCGATGGAAAGATAGTGTCCTTGAGGTAGAGAAAACATTAATGAAGAAAGTACCAATGGATGAATGGAGCATTACGCATCATCGAATGATTTTTTTTGGTCGCTACCATTGTAAGGCCCAATCTCCAGACTGTTTACAATGCCCCTTACTTTCCATATGTCGCGAAGGTAGAAAACGTACGAAAGGTATTGAAATAAAAAAATGA
- the panD gene encoding aspartate 1-decarboxylase: MFRMMMNGKLHRARVTEANLNYVGSITIDENLIDAVGMSPNEKVQIVNNNNGARFETYIIPGERGSGVICVNGAAARLVQQGDVIIIISYCYLDEREIKNHKPKIAILNEENNIVEIIGEEDARTVIES, from the coding sequence ATGTTTCGAATGATGATGAACGGGAAACTTCATCGTGCCCGTGTTACTGAAGCAAATTTAAATTATGTTGGCAGTATAACCATTGATGAAAATTTAATTGATGCAGTAGGAATGTCCCCTAATGAAAAGGTGCAAATTGTAAATAATAATAACGGTGCCCGTTTTGAAACATACATTATCCCTGGAGAAAGAGGCAGTGGCGTTATTTGTGTGAATGGAGCAGCTGCAAGACTTGTTCAACAAGGTGATGTCATTATTATTATTTCTTATTGCTATCTTGACGAAAGAGAAATAAAAAATCATAAACCTAAAATTGCAATCTTAAATGAGGAAAATAATATTGTAGAAATAATTGGAGAGGAAGACGCGAGAACGGTTATTGAATCATGA
- a CDS encoding cell wall elongation regulator TseB-like domain-containing protein → MAKKVTLISILTILLVTLGSIFLYNSATKPLEDGKNEAIKRAKEEVNLTKVTNIDWFHYTDSYYVIEGVTADNKEIYVWVPEDKNGTVHVENKKAGMSKDKVKAFVFNELNDISRDKRPKEIMKIKLGMIEEAPAYEITYRDQENRYSILYIDYFNGDWYRVYNL, encoded by the coding sequence ATGGCGAAAAAAGTTACATTGATATCTATATTAACGATTTTATTAGTCACGCTTGGCTCGATATTCTTATATAATTCGGCTACTAAACCTTTAGAAGATGGAAAAAATGAAGCAATAAAAAGGGCTAAAGAAGAAGTGAACTTGACGAAAGTTACGAATATAGATTGGTTCCATTATACAGATAGTTATTATGTTATTGAAGGAGTTACTGCGGATAATAAGGAAATTTACGTTTGGGTTCCAGAAGATAAAAATGGGACCGTTCATGTTGAGAACAAAAAAGCAGGGATGAGTAAGGATAAAGTTAAAGCTTTTGTTTTTAATGAACTAAATGATATCTCAAGGGATAAAAGACCGAAAGAAATTATGAAGATTAAATTAGGGATGATTGAAGAAGCTCCTGCTTACGAAATAACGTATCGTGATCAAGAAAATCGATATAGTATCCTTTATATTGACTATTTTAATGGTGATTGGTATCGGGTTTATAATCTGTAA
- a CDS encoding DUF4264 family protein, with translation MVSKNEILSTIKVDYSTDLYKIVDLLNRTLKYEDLVFGLALDKNDSTKAIFTIYRT, from the coding sequence ATGGTGAGCAAAAATGAAATACTTTCCACAATAAAGGTTGACTATTCAACAGATTTATATAAAATAGTCGACTTACTGAATCGGACATTAAAATATGAAGACTTAGTGTTTGGACTTGCTTTAGATAAAAACGATTCAACAAAAGCAATTTTTACAATTTATCGAACATAA
- a CDS encoding YpoC family protein, with the protein MKVSEPLNHRFFYEGKMTPSDFFVDENKYYLGDLGDTPWLMGESEIKKILSEWNELRIKLLKLFKERQNKETRLFMVKGISLFLKLLFWTNERPVVLTRLEEELNRLKVKPVNIEDRMQFLMNRPTLHHAFIQLSELIVETEKMFYKNLVIKKRVSHKMVPMSRTQ; encoded by the coding sequence ATGAAGGTAAGTGAACCTTTAAATCATCGTTTTTTTTATGAAGGAAAGATGACACCTTCTGATTTCTTTGTTGATGAAAATAAGTACTACTTAGGAGATTTGGGTGATACACCTTGGCTTATGGGAGAAAGCGAGATTAAGAAAATACTCAGTGAATGGAACGAATTACGGATCAAACTATTAAAGTTATTTAAAGAGCGCCAAAATAAAGAAACACGACTATTCATGGTTAAAGGAATTAGCTTATTTCTTAAATTACTTTTCTGGACGAATGAGCGGCCAGTCGTACTAACTAGATTAGAAGAGGAGCTTAACAGGCTTAAAGTGAAACCAGTAAATATAGAAGACCGTATGCAATTTTTAATGAATCGTCCAACTTTACATCATGCTTTCATTCAACTATCAGAATTGATAGTTGAAACCGAAAAAATGTTTTATAAAAATTTAGTAATAAAGAAAAGAGTGAGCCATAAAATGGTACCTATGTCAAGGACACAATAA